A single Pedobacter sp. PACM 27299 DNA region contains:
- a CDS encoding beta-N-acetylhexosaminidase, with protein MNKFLLCLFTLLLLKAELHAQFNIIPQPLEVNSTSKGSFNLSDKTQVVFKQQGLEKSASFLNTYLSQFYGFSLKQSKTSATQGIYLSLNNKTGKTTESSKITESSKPAETNQTTGNYSLEVKKEGIFISAATEEGVFYGVQTLIQLLDPNGKDKTLAVPFVKIKDEPRFQYRGMHLDVARHFSTVSFVKKYIDYLALHKMNYFHWHLTDDQGWRIEIKKYPKLTEIGSKRKGTITGFLPGNGNTNIPHGGFYTQEEIKAVVKYAADRYITVIPEIEMPGHASAALTAYSYLGCTGGPYKVQETFGVFDEVFCAGNEQTFTFFQDVIDEVAALFPAKYIHIGGDECPKTSWKKCPKCQQRMKDHQLKDEHELQSYFVQRMEKYINKKGKSIIGWDEILEGGLAPNATVMSWRGEEGGIEAAKQNHYAIMTPGNYMYFDYAQTAKRDSLTMPGLTTLEKVYSYEPIPAALPAESRKYILGAQANVWTEYMNNPSKIEYMIFPRMSALSEVVWSSKESRDWTSFQSRLKQQFNRYQLWNANYYKDALENSSKAK; from the coding sequence ATGAACAAATTCCTTCTTTGCCTTTTTACATTGCTGCTGTTAAAAGCAGAACTACATGCCCAATTTAATATCATCCCTCAACCCCTGGAAGTCAATAGTACTTCCAAGGGTTCTTTTAATTTGTCTGACAAAACTCAGGTGGTCTTTAAGCAGCAAGGTTTAGAAAAATCAGCTTCCTTTTTAAACACTTATTTAAGCCAGTTTTATGGTTTTAGTTTGAAACAAAGTAAGACAAGTGCCACACAAGGGATCTACCTTTCGCTGAACAATAAAACCGGCAAAACTACTGAGAGCAGCAAAATTACTGAAAGCAGTAAACCTGCTGAAACCAATCAGACTACTGGAAATTATTCCCTTGAAGTAAAAAAGGAAGGTATTTTCATTAGCGCTGCCACCGAGGAAGGTGTTTTTTACGGTGTTCAGACCTTGATTCAGCTGCTGGATCCGAACGGAAAAGACAAAACCTTAGCGGTTCCTTTTGTGAAAATCAAAGATGAGCCAAGATTCCAATACCGTGGAATGCACCTGGATGTAGCCCGTCATTTTTCTACAGTGTCTTTTGTAAAAAAATACATTGATTACCTGGCGCTCCACAAAATGAACTATTTCCACTGGCATTTAACAGACGATCAGGGCTGGAGAATTGAAATTAAAAAGTACCCAAAATTGACAGAAATTGGCTCGAAACGTAAAGGAACCATCACCGGATTCCTGCCAGGCAATGGAAATACCAATATCCCTCATGGAGGATTCTACACCCAAGAGGAAATCAAAGCAGTGGTTAAATATGCTGCTGACCGATACATTACTGTGATTCCTGAAATTGAAATGCCCGGTCATGCTTCCGCAGCATTAACCGCTTACAGTTATTTAGGATGTACCGGCGGACCATACAAAGTTCAGGAAACCTTTGGTGTTTTTGACGAGGTTTTCTGTGCAGGAAATGAGCAGACTTTTACCTTCTTTCAGGATGTCATAGACGAAGTAGCAGCGCTTTTCCCAGCCAAATACATTCACATCGGTGGTGATGAATGTCCGAAAACCAGCTGGAAGAAATGTCCGAAATGTCAGCAGCGCATGAAAGACCATCAGCTGAAAGATGAGCATGAATTACAAAGCTATTTTGTACAGCGCATGGAGAAATACATCAATAAAAAAGGGAAAAGCATTATTGGCTGGGACGAGATTTTAGAAGGCGGCCTCGCTCCTAATGCGACGGTGATGAGCTGGCGCGGTGAAGAAGGAGGAATTGAAGCCGCAAAACAAAACCATTATGCGATCATGACTCCCGGAAACTATATGTATTTTGATTACGCCCAAACGGCTAAAAGAGATTCCTTAACAATGCCAGGTCTGACTACTTTAGAAAAGGTATACAGCTATGAACCTATTCCTGCTGCTCTGCCAGCTGAATCCAGAAAATATATTCTTGGTGCACAAGCCAATGTGTGGACAGAGTATATGAACAACCCTTCCAAAATAGAGTATATGATCTTCCCAAGGATGTCCGCTTTAAGTGAAGTAGTTTGGAGCAGCAAAGAAAGCAGAGATTGGACCTCATTTCAAAGTCGCTTGAAACAGCAGTTTAACCGTTATCAACTGTGGAACGCAAATTATTACAAAGACGCACTCGAAAACTCAAGTAAAGCAAAATAA
- a CDS encoding SusC/RagA family TonB-linked outer membrane protein yields MMIKRLHLSYFFKHSIALRLLLLLVCSGFTTAYAQQVITGKVSNEGAPLPGVVVRVKGASLSTQTNPDGKFSINAPADATLVFNYVGMKEKQVPVNNQKVINVNLESDVQTLEAVAVIGYGTQKRKDLTGSVATLKSDTYKDQPVLNAANALQGRVAGVAVTQSSGAPGGQAKIRIRGANSIGGSNEPLYIVDGVALGSIGIQDLNVNDIEAMDVLKDASATAIYGSRGANGVVIITTKKGRSGAVTVAYNSFVNFSSPMKRYKLMDAVTYANMANLSAGSPVIPNPESYAGKTTDWQDLLFKDAITQNHQLSASGGTENAKYYVSGFYTDQDGLLVNTNQKKFGIRTNLEAKLNSKISLGINLFAQRINSKNNGLQTSKANPVMASIAWAPTEPVYDDEATKQYNRNGLSPIWPNPYMTSMESDNNVFANVATMNANLKYNITDWLTFTSTFGLDLNLSKAASLTNNWISPGNMKSAQSFSENYNFQNNNVLTFHKVINEKHDLTITAVEESTQNTSNSFSANGSGLSTTSNGYYNLGLNTAQSISSGYSQWSILSFMGRAAYSYDGKYMATVTIRRDGSSKFQGDNKWSNFPSASLGWNLSEESFIKKLNVFSALKLRAGWGVTGNQSIAPYSTLGLLSPANYSYGSTTSFQGYTLGNPNTPDIKWETTKQTDIGVDMSFFNRRLNITADYYNKNTTDLLLFTPIDNYLGGGTLLKNIGAVNNRGFEFMVDFNAIDHTDFKWNTSFNAALNKNKVVSLGEQTMIRRNQIGGGLINSPIQVIQVGQPLGSFYLIPWEGVYQNDENGHKAGDYKYTDVSGNGTIGFEDMVISGNAMPKVQWGFNNNFNYKNLELNVFIQGAYGHKMFNATYAASAIATSDVAYPTLAAAADYWTPQNTGSLWANPTSTAKEYIESTQFLQNAAYARLKNVSLSYKLPKSMIKFGNAKLTLSGQNLFTITKYKGFDPEASSTAANNDSDAGIDLGAYPSPKTFTIMLNLTF; encoded by the coding sequence ATGATGATCAAACGATTACACCTTTCTTATTTTTTTAAACACTCGATCGCCCTCCGACTCTTACTGCTCCTGGTCTGTTCCGGCTTTACCACCGCCTATGCCCAGCAGGTCATTACTGGAAAAGTCAGCAATGAAGGTGCCCCTTTACCTGGGGTTGTGGTAAGAGTAAAAGGAGCTTCCTTATCTACACAAACAAACCCTGATGGTAAATTCTCTATCAATGCGCCTGCAGATGCCACACTAGTGTTCAATTATGTGGGCATGAAAGAAAAGCAAGTGCCTGTAAACAACCAAAAAGTAATCAATGTAAATTTAGAATCCGATGTACAAACGCTGGAAGCCGTTGCCGTAATTGGTTATGGTACGCAAAAACGTAAAGACCTGACCGGATCTGTGGCCACCCTAAAATCAGACACGTATAAAGATCAGCCTGTACTTAATGCAGCCAATGCATTACAGGGAAGAGTAGCAGGTGTTGCGGTTACCCAAAGCTCTGGTGCACCTGGTGGACAGGCAAAAATCAGGATCAGAGGGGCCAATTCCATAGGTGGCAGCAATGAGCCTTTATATATTGTAGATGGTGTAGCGCTGGGCAGTATCGGTATTCAGGACCTCAATGTAAATGATATTGAAGCGATGGATGTGTTAAAAGATGCCTCAGCTACTGCAATCTACGGTTCGAGAGGTGCAAATGGCGTAGTGATTATAACCACTAAAAAAGGGAGATCTGGCGCCGTAACAGTGGCCTACAATAGTTTCGTCAACTTCAGCAGTCCAATGAAAAGATACAAACTGATGGATGCAGTGACTTATGCAAACATGGCCAACCTTTCCGCAGGTTCTCCGGTGATTCCTAACCCGGAATCCTATGCTGGAAAAACAACAGATTGGCAAGACCTCCTTTTTAAAGATGCCATCACCCAGAATCACCAGCTTTCTGCAAGTGGAGGAACTGAAAATGCGAAATATTATGTTTCCGGTTTTTATACCGATCAGGATGGATTACTAGTCAACACCAACCAAAAGAAATTTGGTATCCGTACCAACCTGGAGGCCAAATTAAACAGTAAAATCTCCTTAGGAATTAACCTGTTTGCACAGCGCATCAATTCAAAAAATAATGGGCTGCAAACTTCAAAAGCAAATCCTGTGATGGCTTCGATTGCCTGGGCACCTACAGAACCAGTGTATGATGACGAAGCGACCAAACAATATAACCGAAACGGATTGTCTCCGATCTGGCCAAATCCATACATGACCAGTATGGAAAGCGACAATAATGTGTTTGCTAATGTGGCTACTATGAATGCCAACCTGAAGTATAACATTACAGACTGGCTAACCTTTACCTCTACTTTTGGATTAGACCTGAACCTGTCAAAAGCAGCTTCTCTTACCAACAACTGGATTTCCCCAGGTAACATGAAATCCGCACAGAGCTTCTCTGAAAATTACAACTTTCAGAACAACAATGTCCTGACCTTCCATAAAGTCATTAATGAAAAACATGACCTTACCATCACCGCTGTGGAAGAGAGCACACAAAACACCTCCAATAGCTTTAGTGCAAACGGATCCGGTTTAAGCACTACTTCCAACGGCTATTATAACCTGGGTTTGAACACCGCTCAAAGTATTTCATCCGGCTATTCCCAATGGTCCATCCTGTCTTTTATGGGTAGAGCAGCCTACAGTTATGATGGGAAATACATGGCTACAGTAACCATCAGAAGAGATGGATCTTCCAAATTTCAGGGAGACAATAAATGGAGTAATTTCCCTTCAGCAAGTTTAGGCTGGAACTTATCAGAAGAATCCTTCATCAAGAAACTGAATGTTTTTTCTGCGCTTAAACTTAGAGCAGGCTGGGGAGTAACTGGAAATCAATCTATTGCCCCTTACAGTACTTTGGGTTTATTGAGTCCGGCAAATTATTCTTACGGCAGTACCACCTCTTTTCAGGGTTATACGCTGGGTAATCCAAATACCCCAGATATCAAATGGGAAACGACAAAACAGACTGATATTGGTGTGGACATGAGCTTTTTCAACAGGAGATTGAACATCACAGCAGATTATTACAATAAAAACACGACAGATTTACTCTTATTCACCCCAATCGACAATTATCTTGGCGGCGGCACCCTATTAAAAAACATCGGTGCAGTGAACAACAGAGGTTTTGAATTTATGGTAGATTTCAATGCCATTGACCATACCGACTTCAAATGGAATACCAGCTTTAATGCCGCTCTGAATAAGAATAAGGTAGTCAGCCTTGGTGAGCAAACCATGATCAGACGGAACCAAATCGGTGGTGGTTTAATTAATTCCCCTATCCAGGTGATTCAGGTGGGACAGCCATTAGGTTCATTTTACCTGATTCCATGGGAAGGTGTGTACCAAAATGACGAGAATGGACATAAAGCAGGTGATTATAAATACACTGATGTGAGTGGAAACGGGACGATTGGCTTTGAAGACATGGTGATCTCAGGAAATGCCATGCCTAAAGTACAATGGGGTTTCAACAATAATTTTAACTATAAGAATCTTGAATTAAATGTATTTATTCAAGGTGCTTATGGACATAAAATGTTCAATGCTACCTATGCAGCATCAGCAATTGCCACCAGCGATGTAGCCTATCCAACACTTGCCGCAGCAGCCGATTACTGGACACCTCAAAATACAGGTTCCCTATGGGCAAATCCAACCAGTACCGCAAAAGAATATATCGAGTCTACTCAATTCCTGCAAAATGCAGCTTATGCCAGACTCAAAAACGTCAGCTTATCCTATAAGCTACCTAAAAGCATGATAAAGTTTGGCAATGCAAAACTTACCCTAAGTGGTCAAAACCTATTTACCATCACCAAATACAAAGGATTTGACCCTGAAGCCAGTTCAACTGCGGCAAATAATGACTCAGATGCCGGCATTGATTTAGGGGCCTACCCTTCTCCAAAAACCTTCACCATTATGCTTAACCTAACCTTTTAA
- a CDS encoding family 16 glycosylhydrolase: MKPLLNKYSWLLVFLIPLMVYCKKPEKPVVLSNLQLSVELQNDGSGLVKVSATAEQADRYYFSFGISDNEEAVRTTDGKASFTYTASGAYVVKVTAYGPNNSSAVVTKNINVVVANDDAGYVTPESYPGMKLSWKDEFNGSALNTADWTAEIGNGTDGWGNAELQYYRKENANVADGYLTITAKKEAFAGSQYTSSRLKTQYNKSFKYGRLDIRAKLPKGQGIWPAIWMLGANIDEKKWPYSGEIDIMELVGGGPGKDNTVYGTIHYDNDGTYAHVTKSYILPKGDFSEKFHVFSLLWDETKLTWLVDDVAFYTQDITAATFNEFHEPFFILLNVAVGGRWPGSPDSATSFPQKMMVDYVRVFQKQ; encoded by the coding sequence ATGAAACCTTTATTAAATAAATACAGCTGGCTGCTGGTCTTCCTGATTCCTTTGATGGTGTATTGTAAAAAGCCAGAGAAACCTGTTGTTTTGTCCAACTTGCAGTTGTCGGTGGAGCTGCAGAATGATGGATCTGGCCTGGTTAAAGTAAGTGCTACTGCGGAGCAGGCAGACCGCTATTATTTCAGCTTCGGCATTAGCGATAATGAAGAAGCGGTTCGTACGACCGATGGGAAAGCCAGTTTTACCTATACAGCCAGTGGTGCTTATGTGGTAAAGGTGACTGCTTATGGTCCGAATAACAGCTCTGCTGTAGTTACAAAAAACATTAATGTAGTGGTTGCCAACGACGATGCAGGTTATGTTACCCCAGAAAGCTATCCTGGAATGAAGTTGTCCTGGAAGGATGAGTTTAATGGCAGCGCATTAAATACTGCAGATTGGACTGCGGAAATTGGCAATGGAACAGATGGCTGGGGCAATGCAGAATTGCAGTATTACCGCAAGGAAAATGCTAATGTTGCCGATGGTTACCTGACAATTACTGCGAAAAAAGAGGCTTTTGCTGGTTCTCAGTATACTTCTTCAAGATTGAAAACGCAGTACAATAAGAGCTTTAAATACGGAAGATTAGACATCCGCGCAAAGCTTCCAAAAGGGCAGGGGATCTGGCCTGCAATCTGGATGCTGGGTGCCAATATTGACGAGAAAAAATGGCCGTACTCCGGCGAAATTGACATTATGGAATTAGTGGGCGGAGGACCAGGAAAAGACAATACGGTGTATGGTACAATTCATTATGACAATGATGGGACCTATGCACATGTGACCAAATCTTATATTTTACCTAAAGGTGATTTCTCTGAAAAGTTCCATGTGTTTTCATTGTTGTGGGATGAAACCAAACTAACCTGGTTGGTGGATGATGTGGCCTTTTATACGCAGGACATTACCGCTGCTACATTTAACGAATTTCATGAGCCGTTTTTTATCCTGCTGAACGTGGCAGTGGGTGGAAGATGGCCGGGAAGCCCTGATTCAGCTACCTCATTCCCTCAAAAGATGATGGTAGATTATGTGAGGGTTTTTCAAAAACAATAA
- a CDS encoding family 16 glycosylhydrolase, with protein sequence MKMMNLLMGSSILLFSCSKALQQSPDLPASKSQASSVAVQNTAALATLSSSWDLVFSDEFNSTGSFDASKWTYSPRWSPAWAKYLTSTSDYVAQNGTDLVLRMDNAVIAGDPVPYHSGGIQTSTKFSFLYGKVEVRAKFKQGQGSWPAIWMMPETPVSYGDWPNSGEIDIMEHVNYENSVHQTIHNGSVTGPSGGSSATKTTAYNTADYNIYGIIWSPSAIQFYVNNVLQYTYNRAAAATSSQWPFDKPFYLILNQSGGAGWPGAITNADLPFNMNVDYIRVYKEVPVLGNPGFEDAALTPWGNWNPAGNTAVVTTNFRSGAKAIRQQGGETSLEQVITGLSPNTTYVFGGYGKVSTAGESAMFGVKNYGGAAVNTAINATSYTNSSVTFSTGATNSSVTVYMYKPVAGTAYGDDFYFNKL encoded by the coding sequence ATGAAAATGATGAACCTCCTGATGGGCAGCTCCATCCTACTGTTTTCCTGTTCAAAAGCGCTGCAGCAAAGTCCGGATCTACCCGCCAGTAAAAGCCAGGCAAGTAGTGTTGCTGTACAAAACACAGCAGCACTGGCTACCCTGAGCTCTTCCTGGGACCTTGTTTTTTCTGATGAATTCAACAGCACCGGAAGTTTTGATGCCAGCAAATGGACGTATAGTCCTAGGTGGTCTCCAGCATGGGCAAAATACCTGACCTCAACCTCAGATTATGTGGCTCAAAATGGAACCGATCTGGTATTAAGAATGGATAATGCGGTGATCGCCGGCGATCCGGTTCCCTACCATTCAGGAGGTATTCAGACTTCCACAAAGTTCAGCTTCTTATATGGAAAAGTGGAAGTCAGGGCAAAGTTTAAACAAGGACAAGGTTCATGGCCAGCGATCTGGATGATGCCAGAAACGCCGGTTTCTTATGGCGACTGGCCAAACAGTGGTGAAATAGACATCATGGAACATGTAAACTATGAGAATTCAGTTCACCAAACGATTCACAATGGATCAGTTACCGGACCATCAGGCGGCAGTTCCGCAACCAAAACGACGGCTTACAACACTGCAGATTACAACATTTACGGCATCATCTGGAGCCCTTCGGCCATTCAGTTTTATGTAAACAATGTCCTGCAATACACCTATAACAGAGCTGCCGCTGCGACCTCTTCACAATGGCCGTTCGACAAGCCCTTTTACCTGATCTTAAACCAATCTGGTGGTGCAGGATGGCCTGGAGCAATTACCAATGCCGACCTTCCTTTTAACATGAATGTGGATTATATCAGGGTGTATAAGGAAGTACCAGTATTGGGTAATCCAGGTTTTGAGGATGCTGCATTGACCCCATGGGGCAACTGGAATCCAGCAGGTAATACCGCGGTAGTGACGACCAATTTCAGATCTGGGGCAAAAGCAATCAGACAGCAAGGCGGCGAGACTTCATTGGAACAAGTCATTACCGGTCTGAGTCCTAATACCACCTATGTTTTTGGAGGTTATGGAAAGGTAAGTACCGCTGGAGAATCGGCAATGTTCGGCGTTAAAAACTATGGTGGTGCTGCCGTAAACACTGCAATTAACGCTACGAGCTATACCAATTCTTCCGTGACTTTCAGTACAGGTGCCACCAATTCATCAGTCACCGTTTACATGTATAAACCTGTTGCCGGAACCGCTTACGGCGATGACTTTTACTTTAATAAATTATAA
- a CDS encoding RagB/SusD family nutrient uptake outer membrane protein, protein MKKYIVTLLIPAMLVSSCKKDFLKEDPKGSITPQTFYKTAEDLNSATLGISLTYNLAWNQTGGLATTFGSDDITTHAGGNKMGFSNFDTFQANSSNDRMTIWWNYFYKTIKSSNSLIENYPKATDATEVQRSNSAGVGYFYRAISYFFLTRTWGAVPMPLQANLEAQNNASPQEIYNLVIADLQKAEMMLPDAWSGPRRQGSTDILPTRGSAKALLANVYLTMAGWPLKQTDKYDLAAKKAKEVIDGKATWGYGLVNGYAELWDKDSRFNKEAVFACYYNKNMPSIWDYGDNWGNGSQMGPPNFAPGEEGGWDEAFGEIAFYNKFPAGPRKEATYQMVYFLGNDPAKAVDYTKLTHKHPYFLKYRDDESYDPVTHKLNDWWGSATVYMIRYAEVLLTYAEAKAMSAGGPDETAYQAVNEVRNRAGLGELAKGLNQTDFRNAVIAEKGWEFAGPEPAARWFDLIRTETVAKATEDRDPSELPLKGKPNDATHEFYWSPLPIIK, encoded by the coding sequence ATGAAAAAATATATTGTTACCCTCCTGATACCTGCGATGCTTGTCTCCTCCTGCAAGAAAGATTTCTTAAAGGAAGACCCTAAAGGCAGCATCACTCCTCAAACTTTTTACAAGACTGCCGAAGACCTGAATTCTGCCACACTTGGTATTTCATTAACGTATAACCTGGCCTGGAATCAAACCGGCGGATTGGCCACCACCTTTGGCAGTGATGACATTACCACGCATGCCGGAGGAAACAAAATGGGCTTCTCCAATTTCGATACCTTTCAAGCCAACTCTTCCAACGACAGGATGACCATCTGGTGGAACTATTTCTATAAAACCATCAAATCTTCCAATTCTTTGATTGAGAATTACCCAAAAGCAACGGATGCCACTGAGGTACAGCGCAGCAACTCCGCCGGTGTAGGTTATTTTTATCGTGCCATTTCCTATTTTTTCCTGACCCGTACCTGGGGTGCGGTACCAATGCCACTGCAGGCAAATCTAGAGGCGCAGAACAATGCTTCCCCACAGGAAATCTATAATCTGGTGATTGCAGATCTGCAGAAAGCAGAAATGATGCTGCCTGATGCCTGGTCTGGCCCTAGACGACAAGGCAGCACGGATATTCTGCCAACAAGAGGTTCCGCGAAAGCATTGCTGGCCAATGTATACCTGACTATGGCGGGCTGGCCATTGAAACAAACCGACAAATATGACCTCGCCGCTAAAAAAGCCAAAGAAGTGATAGATGGCAAAGCGACCTGGGGTTATGGATTGGTAAACGGTTATGCGGAACTTTGGGATAAAGATTCCAGGTTTAATAAAGAAGCTGTTTTTGCCTGTTATTACAATAAAAACATGCCAAGTATCTGGGATTATGGAGACAACTGGGGTAATGGCAGTCAGATGGGACCTCCCAACTTTGCTCCTGGTGAAGAAGGTGGATGGGACGAGGCTTTCGGAGAGATCGCATTTTACAATAAATTCCCTGCTGGCCCAAGAAAAGAGGCCACTTACCAAATGGTTTATTTCTTAGGTAACGATCCAGCTAAAGCGGTAGATTATACCAAACTGACGCACAAACATCCTTATTTCTTAAAATATAGAGATGATGAATCCTATGATCCGGTTACCCATAAACTGAACGACTGGTGGGGAAGTGCAACGGTATACATGATCCGCTATGCAGAAGTACTCTTAACCTACGCAGAAGCAAAAGCCATGTCCGCTGGCGGACCAGATGAAACCGCTTACCAGGCCGTCAATGAGGTTAGAAACAGAGCTGGATTAGGAGAATTGGCAAAAGGTTTGAATCAAACGGATTTTAGAAATGCAGTAATTGCAGAAAAAGGCTGGGAATTTGCCGGACCAGAACCTGCAGCAAGATGGTTTGACCTGATCAGAACGGAAACTGTAGCCAAAGCCACGGAAGACCGCGATCCTTCAGAACTTCCATTGAAAGGGAAACCAAATGATGCGACACATGAATTTTACTGGTCCCCATTGCCTATCATTAAATAA